The Prevotella sp. oral taxon 299 str. F0039 genome has a segment encoding these proteins:
- a CDS encoding collagen-like protein, with amino-acid sequence MNENEILDRNDLRTIIREELTAQAQNIDALPEVETLEGLKALPAFKGTDIVLTPLALLRGERGEQGEKGEKGEPGEKGERGEPGDSHFTEELNEAKKSLETLITSKNDDTKRLVTALQERINTLVGSNASEAIDSFNEVIKFLGGVKDNDTLNALLAKINERLNTLETTKVTTLENSVSSLQEKLTEETSTRETAVTTINETITELKNKKIVAEEVTTTENGGTRELTLQAGKVYALFENVDKLRIKAIAPPENTKEVAEVMLYFHTGQNSGSGVVTRSGDAPTISFEGVILPKDVAVENNMFYEVSFKYNPIARKYTALVVSWAIA; translated from the coding sequence CAGAGGTGGAAACCCTGGAGGGCTTAAAAGCCTTACCAGCTTTTAAAGGCACTGATATAGTCTTAACTCCTTTGGCTCTTTTAAGAGGCGAAAGGGGCGAACAAGGCGAGAAAGGGGAAAAGGGCGAACCTGGAGAGAAAGGAGAAAGGGGCGAACCAGGGGACAGCCACTTTACCGAGGAGCTAAACGAAGCGAAGAAAAGCTTAGAGACTCTTATAACCTCGAAGAATGACGACACAAAAAGACTTGTAACAGCTTTACAGGAACGTATAAATACACTTGTAGGCTCAAACGCAAGCGAGGCAATAGATAGCTTTAACGAGGTTATAAAGTTCTTAGGAGGCGTTAAAGATAACGACACCTTAAACGCTTTATTAGCGAAGATAAACGAGCGTTTGAACACATTAGAAACAACAAAGGTTACAACATTAGAAAATAGTGTTAGTTCTTTGCAAGAAAAGTTAACGGAGGAAACAAGCACAAGGGAAACGGCAGTAACCACGATTAACGAGACAATAACAGAGCTTAAAAATAAAAAGATAGTAGCCGAAGAGGTAACGACAACAGAGAACGGAGGCACAAGAGAACTTACTCTACAAGCAGGTAAAGTGTACGCTCTATTTGAAAACGTGGATAAATTACGAATTAAAGCAATAGCACCGCCCGAGAATACAAAAGAAGTGGCAGAAGTGATGCTTTATTTTCACACGGGGCAAAACAGCGGTAGCGGTGTTGTGACTCGTAGTGGTGACGCTCCTACGATTAGCTTTGAGGGTGTTATCCTACCTAAAGATGTAGCGGTAGAAAATAACATGTTTTATGAGGTTAGTTTTAAGTACAACCCGATAGCACGTAAATATACGGCTTTGGTTGTAAGTTGGGCTATAGCTTAA
- a CDS encoding DUF4376 domain-containing protein: MWYKEVEGVKIYATNRVMIGDAVVFNPTDEQLAEAGYIKEVPKEKTKEELLTEAKALKLAEIEAYDQSEAVNSFYLNDTPFWLDRETRVGLMHSTSRLKYLGRTDTTLWINGLKITLNCDVVIGMLSQLEEYALRCFDTTEEHKANIKNLTSVEEINAYEYRANYPEKLKFKTS, translated from the coding sequence ATGTGGTACAAAGAAGTCGAAGGCGTAAAGATTTACGCAACAAATAGAGTGATGATAGGTGATGCGGTCGTATTCAACCCTACCGATGAGCAGTTAGCAGAAGCAGGCTATATTAAAGAAGTGCCAAAGGAGAAAACCAAAGAGGAATTACTCACAGAAGCAAAGGCGTTGAAGCTTGCAGAGATAGAAGCATACGACCAAAGCGAGGCGGTAAATTCTTTTTATCTAAATGATACCCCCTTTTGGCTTGACAGAGAAACACGTGTCGGATTGATGCACTCAACCTCACGTCTTAAGTATTTAGGTAGAACCGATACAACGTTGTGGATTAACGGGCTTAAAATAACGCTTAATTGTGATGTTGTTATTGGTATGCTTTCACAACTTGAAGAATACGCCTTAAGATGTTTCGATACAACCGAAGAACATAAAGCAAATATAAAAAACCTTACAAGCGTAGAAGAAATTAACGCTTATGAGTATAGAGCAAATTATCCAGAAAAATTAAAATTCAAAACCTCTTAA
- a CDS encoding phage holin family protein, translated as MNDVKTFIIAIVSGVLALLSPIKDFMHAMICLFLVNFLFGVVADYCNGGKWSMKKAMVFFYHVLVFFLIASCVFFIGHFLHNENEALYSVKTLCLVALWFYTINILKNLRLILVPHTPMHALVNFLYYVVSLKLVHKIPYLSDYITETKNEDNGNKN; from the coding sequence ATGAATGATGTAAAAACTTTTATAATAGCGATTGTTAGCGGGGTGCTTGCCCTACTTTCACCGATAAAAGACTTTATGCACGCAATGATTTGCCTATTCCTTGTAAATTTCCTTTTCGGAGTTGTTGCGGACTATTGCAACGGTGGCAAGTGGTCTATGAAGAAAGCTATGGTATTTTTTTATCACGTTTTAGTTTTCTTTTTAATTGCGTCTTGTGTCTTTTTCATAGGGCATTTCTTGCATAACGAAAACGAGGCTCTTTATAGTGTTAAAACTCTTTGCCTCGTGGCTCTATGGTTCTATACAATTAACATTCTTAAAAACTTGCGTTTAATTCTTGTACCACATACCCCGATGCACGCCCTCGTTAATTTCTTGTACTATGTGGTGAGTTTGAAGCTGGTACACAAAATACCCTACTTAAGTGATTATATAACAGAAACTAAAAACGAAGATAATGGAAATAAGAATTAA
- a CDS encoding DUF5675 family protein produces MEIRINRIARKERYTIGNMYVDDTYFCDTLEDADRGLVDTMEIDEILENKLKGITAIPTGKYDVILTFSPRFKRVLPLLLNVKGFEGIRIHAGNTAEDTEGCLLVGENKEKGKVINSRVTFEKLMSVLLRCEKKKEKVTITIE; encoded by the coding sequence ATGGAAATAAGAATTAACAGAATAGCAAGAAAAGAACGATATACAATTGGAAATATGTACGTTGATGATACGTATTTCTGTGATACTCTAGAAGACGCAGACAGGGGGCTTGTCGACACTATGGAGATTGACGAAATACTGGAAAACAAGCTCAAAGGAATAACAGCTATACCAACGGGAAAGTATGATGTAATTTTAACCTTTTCGCCACGCTTTAAGCGTGTATTGCCTTTGCTTTTGAATGTGAAAGGCTTTGAGGGCATAAGAATTCACGCAGGCAATACAGCGGAAGATACAGAGGGCTGTTTGCTCGTTGGAGAGAACAAAGAGAAAGGCAAAGTTATTAACAGCCGTGTAACGTTTGAAAAACTGATGTCCGTTCTTTTAAGGTGCGAGAAGAAGAAAGAAAAAGTAACTATAACAATTGAATAA
- a CDS encoding DNA adenine methylase, whose protein sequence is MPKIKHMKAPLPFVGQKRNFIKALTPIIERQPDNTIFVDLFGGSGLLSNLVKELKPNARVIYNDFDNYSERLAHIKETEELRHMIGEKLKDVPKCSKVSEELKAEICDLIEDFKAKKGFVDIVTVASWLLFSNRTAGDIDDIRAKRNTFYNSVIKAPLKADGYLEGAERVCKDFQKLIDEFKNVPNVLFICDPPYMLTEKAHYKKTYWGLGKYLNLLKDMTGLNSIYFTSSKSGLLDFYHWWEKNMPQAIKKPYKIISNNVGYFHESREYEDIMMYNV, encoded by the coding sequence ATGCCTAAAATAAAACACATGAAAGCCCCACTACCTTTCGTGGGTCAAAAAAGAAACTTTATAAAAGCCCTAACCCCTATTATAGAAAGACAACCCGACAATACTATTTTTGTAGACCTATTCGGAGGTAGTGGTTTGCTCTCTAATTTAGTAAAAGAACTAAAGCCCAACGCTAGAGTAATATATAACGATTTCGATAATTATTCAGAGCGGTTAGCCCACATAAAAGAAACCGAGGAACTCCGCCATATGATAGGGGAAAAGTTAAAGGACGTGCCTAAGTGTTCGAAAGTCAGCGAAGAGTTAAAAGCGGAGATTTGCGACCTAATAGAAGACTTTAAGGCAAAGAAAGGCTTTGTCGATATTGTTACGGTTGCCTCGTGGCTTTTATTCTCGAATAGGACCGCGGGGGATATAGACGATATCAGAGCGAAACGGAATACCTTTTATAATAGTGTGATAAAAGCACCACTTAAAGCCGATGGATATCTTGAGGGGGCGGAACGAGTTTGTAAAGACTTCCAAAAGTTGATAGACGAGTTTAAGAATGTCCCTAATGTTTTGTTTATTTGCGATCCGCCCTATATGCTCACAGAAAAAGCGCACTATAAAAAGACTTACTGGGGGCTTGGTAAGTACTTGAATCTCCTAAAAGATATGACGGGCTTAAACTCTATCTACTTCACTAGCTCAAAGAGTGGACTGCTTGACTTCTACCACTGGTGGGAGAAGAATATGCCCCAAGCAATAAAGAAGCCATATAAAATAATTTCTAATAACGTGGGTTATTTCCACGAATCTAGAGAGTACGAAGACATAATGATGTATAACGTTTAA
- a CDS encoding DUF6808 domain-containing protein: MVRVKVRTDTIRIKDTIRISKPILVKSIALRKDTIYLSKDVYIDSSKVVIPIEQKIYNDSSYTAFVSGYNAQLDSIHIRSPTTIINREIERTITQTRLKRFNMGFVGGVGYGFMSKSVEPFVGVGIIYTLK, from the coding sequence ATGGTAAGGGTAAAAGTGCGCACCGATACCATAAGGATAAAAGACACTATAAGAATTAGCAAGCCTATACTTGTGAAGTCTATAGCCTTAAGAAAAGATACTATCTATCTATCTAAAGATGTATATATAGACAGCTCTAAAGTTGTTATTCCAATAGAGCAAAAGATATATAACGATAGCAGTTATACAGCGTTTGTCAGTGGCTACAACGCCCAATTAGATAGCATTCACATTCGCTCACCAACTACAATTATAAACCGAGAAATCGAAAGGACGATAACACAAACACGATTAAAACGATTTAATATGGGGTTTGTCGGTGGTGTGGGGTATGGCTTTATGTCGAAAAGTGTAGAACCATTCGTCGGGGTAGGTATTATCTATACCTTAAAATAG
- a CDS encoding site-specific integrase, which yields MKIKEIVRLREKPLKDGQKSLYLDIYVNGTRSYEFLKLYLQPETSKIAKEKNKQTLLLADAIKAKRIVEIQTGEFRALKNNKVTLMSLIESRLARKDSVIDKYLSKILRVYLKDKDIELSKITPKWVERFFDFLEHEFKSFIKKTPLKASSARLLGNRLSGALAEAVKMDIIKDNPCQKVRAIKAQESQRTYLTQEELKRLASTPYERGERVTKAFLFSCLTGLRFSDVSKLRWAEVSEDFKRITFVQKKTSGLEYLDLSEGATKILKERKNNGGLVFYDLPRESGNAGKLLNSWRVRAGINKKISFHTARHTFATMLLTLDVDLYTVSKLLGHKDIKTTQIYAKIIDKKKQDAVNKIPQLF from the coding sequence ATGAAAATAAAAGAAATAGTAAGACTTAGAGAAAAGCCCTTAAAAGACGGGCAAAAGAGCCTATATCTCGACATTTATGTAAATGGTACGAGGAGCTATGAGTTTCTAAAACTTTATTTACAGCCTGAAACAAGTAAAATAGCAAAAGAAAAAAACAAGCAAACGCTTTTACTAGCGGACGCAATTAAAGCAAAACGAATAGTCGAGATTCAAACGGGAGAATTTAGAGCCCTAAAAAATAATAAGGTAACGTTAATGTCCTTAATCGAATCGAGACTCGCAAGGAAAGATTCGGTAATAGATAAATATCTAAGTAAAATTTTGCGCGTTTACCTAAAAGATAAAGACATAGAGCTTTCCAAAATAACGCCTAAATGGGTAGAGCGGTTCTTTGATTTCTTAGAGCATGAATTCAAATCTTTTATAAAAAAGACACCCTTAAAGGCAAGCTCCGCAAGACTTTTAGGGAATAGACTATCGGGGGCACTAGCTGAGGCGGTGAAGATGGATATCATAAAGGACAACCCTTGCCAAAAGGTAAGAGCAATAAAAGCCCAAGAATCACAAAGGACGTACCTAACACAAGAAGAATTAAAACGGCTTGCCTCAACTCCCTACGAAAGGGGCGAACGTGTGACAAAAGCTTTCCTTTTTAGTTGTCTTACGGGGTTACGATTTAGCGACGTTTCAAAGCTTCGATGGGCAGAAGTTTCTGAAGACTTTAAGCGCATCACATTTGTGCAAAAAAAAACCTCGGGGCTTGAGTATCTCGACCTATCCGAAGGGGCTACAAAGATACTAAAAGAGCGCAAAAACAACGGGGGATTGGTATTTTATGACCTTCCGAGGGAATCAGGGAACGCTGGCAAGTTGTTAAATAGTTGGCGTGTGAGGGCTGGAATAAATAAAAAAATATCATTCCACACCGCTCGCCACACCTTCGCCACTATGCTCTTAACGCTCGATGTTGATTTGTATACCGTTTCAAAGCTATTAGGGCATAAGGATATAAAGACCACGCAAATATACGCAAAAATCATTGATAAGAAGAAACAGGACGCAGTAAATAAAATACCGCAACTATTTTAA